In one window of Marinitoga hydrogenitolerans DSM 16785 DNA:
- a CDS encoding TIGR04013 family B12-binding domain/radical SAM domain-containing protein yields the protein MIQLKRIIFRLFKSNRYSIVSLISAIEKENINIELVLEKNFNKILEYDPKDTLIAYSFMSFDIFDVEKEIPILKEKGFEVIAGGPHPSAMPERTLKIGFDKIFVGEGEKTFTDFLKYGSSEKIIYSREYVNLNYYPPYAIKNKHFMPIEITRGCPFLCGYCQTPNLFGRKVRHRDVDIIIEYAKEGIKHNRKIARFITPNSFGYGSKNGVTPNVEKIEELLFNLKKVGVEEIYLGSFPSDVRPESVTSGVLKIIKKYINNKMIIVGAQSGSEKILDKIARGHNLEIVENALSLIHENGFIPYVDFIFGFPFETDEDIKKTFDFMDKITEKYKAVIHSHTFMPLPGTPLFDVGPGKLNKKYYKKLGDLSRNEKLAGYWHKQEQLSKKLYNHFFGGEII from the coding sequence ATGATTCAGTTGAAAAGAATAATATTTAGATTATTTAAATCTAATAGATATTCTATAGTATCATTAATTTCAGCAATAGAAAAAGAAAATATAAATATAGAACTTGTGTTAGAGAAAAATTTTAATAAAATTTTAGAATATGATCCAAAAGACACATTAATTGCATATTCTTTTATGAGTTTTGATATATTTGATGTTGAAAAAGAAATTCCAATATTAAAAGAAAAAGGGTTTGAAGTTATTGCTGGTGGTCCTCATCCAAGTGCGATGCCTGAAAGAACATTAAAAATAGGATTTGATAAAATATTTGTTGGTGAAGGTGAAAAAACCTTCACCGACTTTTTAAAATATGGTTCATCTGAAAAGATAATATATTCTCGAGAATATGTGAATTTGAATTATTATCCGCCTTATGCAATAAAAAATAAGCATTTTATGCCCATTGAAATAACAAGAGGATGTCCTTTTTTATGTGGTTACTGTCAAACACCAAATCTTTTTGGAAGAAAAGTAAGACATAGAGATGTGGATATAATAATAGAATATGCAAAAGAAGGGATTAAACATAACAGAAAAATAGCAAGATTTATAACCCCAAATTCCTTTGGATATGGTTCAAAAAATGGAGTTACACCAAATGTGGAAAAAATAGAGGAATTATTATTTAATTTAAAAAAGGTAGGAGTTGAAGAAATATATTTAGGCTCTTTTCCTTCTGATGTTAGGCCAGAATCTGTAACTTCTGGAGTATTAAAAATCATAAAAAAATACATTAATAATAAAATGATTATAGTTGGAGCACAAAGTGGAAGTGAAAAAATACTAGATAAAATAGCAAGAGGACATAATCTAGAAATCGTTGAAAATGCCTTATCATTAATTCATGAAAATGGTTTTATACCATATGTTGATTTTATATTTGGATTTCCGTTTGAAACAGATGAAGATATTAAAAAAACCTTTGATTTTATGGATAAAATAACAGAAAAATACAAAGCCGTTATACATTCACATACATTTATGCCGTTGCCAGGAACACCGTTATTTGATGTTGGACCTGGAAAGCTAAATAAAAAATATTATAAAAAATTAGGAGATTTATCAAGAAATGAAAAATTAGCAGGATATTGGCATAAACAGGAACAATTATCAAAAAAATTATATAATCATTTTTTTGGAGGCGAAATAATATGA
- the argS gene encoding arginine--tRNA ligase translates to MKLVEKILEDLLKKSVEKIFPNAEVKDPVVQRTSNENFGDFQTNFAMINAKVFKKAPRVIAQDIIDNIPENEIIEKIEIAGPGFINIFIKNDFLVNYLPKLEKEEPDFSFITDKGTVVIDYSSPNIAKPMHIGHLRSTVIGDSIKRIYKYLGYDVIGDNHLGDWGTQFGKLIVAYRLWLDREHYEKDPIGEMERIYVKFEKEAEKNPELLEEARQELKKLQDGETENRKLWQEFIDLSLKEYNKIYRRMDIEFDTYYGESHYHSIMPEIVKMLLEKGIATYSEGAVVVFFDEKENLPPAIIQKKDGAFLYATSDLACIKFRRETYHPNRILYVTDERQQTHFKQVFNIARKLGWEDNYQHIWFGLMRFADGVFSTRKGNVIKLQELLDKAVEKAKAIIEEKNPELSEEEKSKIAEIIGIGAVKYADLSQNRISHIIFDWDKMLAFDGNTAPYLLYTYARIQSLKRKAKDNGYTLDNAEILINEKLERKLSLLLTQLPIIVMRAADDYKPNLIADYLFELAQTYNSFYNSLSVLKEEEKVLKSRLLLSHLAGEVLRKGLDLLGIKVVDKM, encoded by the coding sequence ATGAAATTAGTTGAAAAAATTTTAGAAGATTTATTGAAAAAATCTGTTGAAAAAATATTTCCAAATGCCGAGGTAAAAGATCCAGTGGTTCAAAGGACATCAAATGAAAACTTTGGTGATTTTCAAACAAATTTTGCAATGATAAACGCAAAGGTGTTTAAAAAAGCTCCGAGAGTTATCGCTCAAGATATAATAGATAATATTCCAGAAAATGAGATAATTGAAAAAATAGAAATAGCTGGACCGGGTTTTATAAATATATTTATAAAAAATGATTTTTTAGTAAACTATTTGCCAAAATTAGAAAAAGAAGAACCAGATTTTTCATTTATTACGGATAAAGGAACAGTAGTAATAGATTATTCTTCACCTAATATTGCTAAACCTATGCATATAGGTCATTTAAGAAGTACTGTAATTGGTGATTCTATAAAAAGAATATATAAGTATTTAGGGTATGATGTAATTGGAGATAATCATTTGGGTGACTGGGGAACACAATTTGGAAAATTAATAGTTGCATATAGGTTGTGGTTAGATAGAGAACATTATGAAAAAGATCCTATTGGAGAAATGGAAAGAATATATGTAAAATTTGAAAAAGAAGCAGAAAAAAATCCTGAATTATTAGAAGAAGCAAGACAGGAATTAAAAAAATTACAAGATGGAGAAACTGAAAATAGAAAATTATGGCAGGAATTTATAGATTTATCTTTAAAAGAATATAATAAAATATACAGAAGGATGGATATAGAATTTGATACCTATTATGGTGAATCTCATTATCATAGTATAATGCCAGAAATAGTTAAGATGCTTCTTGAAAAAGGTATAGCAACATATAGCGAGGGTGCTGTTGTTGTATTTTTTGATGAAAAAGAAAATCTACCTCCAGCAATTATACAAAAAAAAGATGGTGCATTTTTATATGCAACCTCAGATTTAGCATGTATAAAATTTAGAAGAGAAACATATCATCCAAACAGAATATTATATGTAACAGATGAAAGGCAACAAACACATTTTAAACAAGTGTTCAATATTGCAAGAAAACTGGGTTGGGAAGATAATTATCAACATATATGGTTTGGATTAATGAGATTTGCTGATGGCGTTTTTTCAACAAGAAAAGGTAATGTTATAAAATTACAAGAATTGCTTGATAAAGCAGTAGAAAAAGCAAAAGCGATAATTGAAGAAAAAAATCCAGAGTTATCTGAAGAAGAAAAAAGTAAAATTGCAGAAATTATAGGAATTGGCGCTGTAAAATATGCAGATTTAAGTCAAAATAGAATTAGTCATATAATTTTTGACTGGGATAAAATGTTAGCATTTGATGGGAATACTGCACCATACTTATTATATACATATGCAAGAATTCAATCATTAAAAAGAAAAGCAAAAGATAATGGTTATACATTAGATAATGCTGAAATATTGATTAATGAAAAATTAGAAAGAAAATTGAGTTTATTATTAACTCAATTACCAATAATTGTAATGAGAGCAGCAGATGACTATAAACCTAACTTAATAGCAGATTATTTATTTGAATTGGCTCAAACTTATAATTCGTTCTACAATAGTTTATCTGTTTTAAAAGAAGAAGAAAAAGTTTTAAAATCAAGGTTATTATTATCACATTTAGCAGGAGAAGTATTAAGAAAAGGATTGGATTTATTAGGCATAAAAGTTGTAGATAAAATGTGA